Proteins encoded together in one Hylaeus volcanicus isolate JK05 chromosome 3, UHH_iyHylVolc1.0_haploid, whole genome shotgun sequence window:
- the LOC128873922 gene encoding signal recognition particle receptor subunit alpha homolog isoform X1 yields MLDLFTIFSKGGIVLWCFQSTSQIFAPSVNALIRSVILQERTGNHTFEYDSLRLQYKLDNEFELVFVVAYQKILQLSYVDKFLNDIHLEFRDKFKNELERSQWFCNFNFQNNYENVLIMAEQWARTQAKLPKQMRTFDESQKSKKTVASMIERKDEKDNKKQGKKKKGVDTNKDDQSKIQEGPKQDISNNQNGEIDEETLIANRMKLVQKLNSQKKKVDKQKSPKPEKAGKKPRVWELGGTVKDLATLERTKDKPEESGDYVAADKRLVGQMKGGIRDLEVDTESEDESDQEIETLKPRVEKRSSSMFSMFKSLVGAKSLKHEDMATVLDKLKDHLISKNVAADISQKLCDSVGVKLEGKVLGTFESVTNTVKSTLTDALVQILSPKRRVDILRDAMEAKKNNRPYVMTFCGVNGVGKSTNLAKICFWLIENNFRVLIAACDTFRAGAVEQLRTHMRHLNALHPPEKHGNQSMVQLYEKGYGKDAAGIAMEAIRFAKDSKIDVVLVDTAGRMQDNEPLMRALAKLIKVNEPDLVLFVGEALVGNEAVDQLVKFNQALADHSQSSNPHIIDGIVLTKFDTIDDKVGAAISMTYITGQPIVFVGTGQTYTDLKSLNAKAVVHALMK; encoded by the exons ATGCTCGACTTATTTACTATATTTAGTAAAGGTGGAATTGTGCTTTGGTGTTTTCAAAGTACCTCGCAAATATTTGCTCCCAGCGTTAATGCGTTGATACGAAGTGTCATATTGCAA gaACGTACAGGAAATCATACGTTTGAATACGATTCCCTACGTTTACAGTACAAACTCGATAATGAATTCGAGCTAGTGTTTGTTGTCGCGTACCAGAAAATATTACAGTTATCTTACgtagataaatttttaaacgatattcATTTGGAATTCagagataaatttaaaaatgaattggaGAGGTCCCAGtggttttgtaattttaactttcaaaataattacgagAATGTGCTTATTATGGCTGAGCAATGGGCACGAACTCAGGCTAAATTACCCAAGCAAATGCGTACATTCGACGAGAgtcaaaaatcaaaaaagaCTGTTGCAAGTATGATTGAACGGAAGGATGAGAAAGATAATAAGAAACAGG gtaaaaagaagaagggaGTTGATACTAATAAAGACGATCAAT CAAAAATTCAAGAGGGTCCAAAGCAGGATATATCGAATAATCAGAATGGAGAAATAGATGAAGAGACTTTAATCGCGAACCGTATGAAATTGGTTCAGAAATTGAATagtcaaaaaaagaaagttgatAAACa AAAAAGCCCTAAACCCGAGAAAGCTGGGAAAAAACCTCGTGTTTGGGAATTAGGTGGAACCGTTAAAGATCTTGCTACTCTAGAGCGTACGAAAGATAAGCCGGAAGAAAGCGGTGATTATGTTGCAGCTGATAAAAGA TTAGTGGGCCAAATGAAAGGTGGTATTCGTGACTTGGAAGTTGATACCGAATCCGAAGATGAATCCGATCAGgaaattgaaactttgaaacCGCGAGTAGAAAAAAGGAGCAGTAGTATGTTCTCGATGTTCAAGAGCCTGGTTGGCGCGAAGAGCTTGAAACACGAAGACATGGCCACGGTTTTAGACAAGCTAAAGGATcatttaatatcgaaaaacGTCGCTGCTGACATTTCTCAGAAATTATGTGATTCCGTCGGCGTGAAACTCGAAGGAAAGGTACTCGGGACATTCGAGAGCGTGACGAATACCGTAAAATCAACGTTAACAGACGCGTTAGTGCAAATACTTTCTCCAAAAAGACGAGTCGATATTTTACGAGACGCAATGGaagcgaaaaaaaataacagacCATACGTGATGACATTTTGCGGCGTAAACGGAGTAGGGAAGTCGACTAACTTggcgaaaatttgtttctggCTGATAGAAAACAATTTCCGTGTGCTTATTGCTGCGTGCGATACATTTAG AGCTGGTGCAGTTGAACAACTGAGGACACATATGCGTCATTTAAATGCACTTCATCCGCCAGAGAAGCACGGGAATCAATCTATGGTGCAATTATACGAAAAAGGTTACGGTAAAGATGCAGCTGGTATAGCTATGGAAGCGATACGGTTTGCTAAGGATTCAAAAATCGATGTAGTGTTGGTAGACACTGCTGGTAGAATGCAAGATAACGAACCATTGATGAGAGCGTTGGCTAAGTTAATAAAAGTGAACGAACCGGATCTAGTACTTTTCGTTGGCGAGGCACTAGTTGGAAACGAAGCTGTCGATCAATTAGTGAAATTCAATCAAGCATTAGCTGATCATAGTCAATCCAGCAATCCTCACATCATCGATGGCATCGTATTGACTAAGTTTGATACAATCGATGATAAG GTAGGCGCAGCGATTTCTATGACATACATTACCGGACAACCTATCGTTTTCGTTGGTACTGGACAAACTTATACAGACCTGAAGTCATTAAACGCGAAAGCTGTAGTACATGCTctgatgaaataa
- the LOC128873922 gene encoding signal recognition particle receptor subunit alpha homolog isoform X2, with product MKFFNRLFCFFLLADKFISSYRGYLSTLTRYRITSNFHLGKKKKGVDTNKDDQSKIQEGPKQDISNNQNGEIDEETLIANRMKLVQKLNSQKKKVDKQKSPKPEKAGKKPRVWELGGTVKDLATLERTKDKPEESGDYVAADKRLVGQMKGGIRDLEVDTESEDESDQEIETLKPRVEKRSSSMFSMFKSLVGAKSLKHEDMATVLDKLKDHLISKNVAADISQKLCDSVGVKLEGKVLGTFESVTNTVKSTLTDALVQILSPKRRVDILRDAMEAKKNNRPYVMTFCGVNGVGKSTNLAKICFWLIENNFRVLIAACDTFRAGAVEQLRTHMRHLNALHPPEKHGNQSMVQLYEKGYGKDAAGIAMEAIRFAKDSKIDVVLVDTAGRMQDNEPLMRALAKLIKVNEPDLVLFVGEALVGNEAVDQLVKFNQALADHSQSSNPHIIDGIVLTKFDTIDDKVGAAISMTYITGQPIVFVGTGQTYTDLKSLNAKAVVHALMK from the exons atgaaatttttcaatcgtttgtTCTGCTTTTTTCTGCTGGCTGACAAGTTTATATCAAGCTACCGAGGATATTTGTCTACATTGACACGATATAGAATCACAAGCAATTTCCATTTAG gtaaaaagaagaagggaGTTGATACTAATAAAGACGATCAAT CAAAAATTCAAGAGGGTCCAAAGCAGGATATATCGAATAATCAGAATGGAGAAATAGATGAAGAGACTTTAATCGCGAACCGTATGAAATTGGTTCAGAAATTGAATagtcaaaaaaagaaagttgatAAACa AAAAAGCCCTAAACCCGAGAAAGCTGGGAAAAAACCTCGTGTTTGGGAATTAGGTGGAACCGTTAAAGATCTTGCTACTCTAGAGCGTACGAAAGATAAGCCGGAAGAAAGCGGTGATTATGTTGCAGCTGATAAAAGA TTAGTGGGCCAAATGAAAGGTGGTATTCGTGACTTGGAAGTTGATACCGAATCCGAAGATGAATCCGATCAGgaaattgaaactttgaaacCGCGAGTAGAAAAAAGGAGCAGTAGTATGTTCTCGATGTTCAAGAGCCTGGTTGGCGCGAAGAGCTTGAAACACGAAGACATGGCCACGGTTTTAGACAAGCTAAAGGATcatttaatatcgaaaaacGTCGCTGCTGACATTTCTCAGAAATTATGTGATTCCGTCGGCGTGAAACTCGAAGGAAAGGTACTCGGGACATTCGAGAGCGTGACGAATACCGTAAAATCAACGTTAACAGACGCGTTAGTGCAAATACTTTCTCCAAAAAGACGAGTCGATATTTTACGAGACGCAATGGaagcgaaaaaaaataacagacCATACGTGATGACATTTTGCGGCGTAAACGGAGTAGGGAAGTCGACTAACTTggcgaaaatttgtttctggCTGATAGAAAACAATTTCCGTGTGCTTATTGCTGCGTGCGATACATTTAG AGCTGGTGCAGTTGAACAACTGAGGACACATATGCGTCATTTAAATGCACTTCATCCGCCAGAGAAGCACGGGAATCAATCTATGGTGCAATTATACGAAAAAGGTTACGGTAAAGATGCAGCTGGTATAGCTATGGAAGCGATACGGTTTGCTAAGGATTCAAAAATCGATGTAGTGTTGGTAGACACTGCTGGTAGAATGCAAGATAACGAACCATTGATGAGAGCGTTGGCTAAGTTAATAAAAGTGAACGAACCGGATCTAGTACTTTTCGTTGGCGAGGCACTAGTTGGAAACGAAGCTGTCGATCAATTAGTGAAATTCAATCAAGCATTAGCTGATCATAGTCAATCCAGCAATCCTCACATCATCGATGGCATCGTATTGACTAAGTTTGATACAATCGATGATAAG GTAGGCGCAGCGATTTCTATGACATACATTACCGGACAACCTATCGTTTTCGTTGGTACTGGACAAACTTATACAGACCTGAAGTCATTAAACGCGAAAGCTGTAGTACATGCTctgatgaaataa
- the LOC128873924 gene encoding ammonium transporter Rh type B isoform X2 codes for MLSVTSGKHQVCLLFFVQIVLIVIMGALMTYGPEANANLLKNHAGNREVWLSVKKSENDPLRVYPMYQDVHVMIWIGFGFLMTFLKRYGQSAVGFTFLVGALLVQVAIICDGIVNIDNNNKAYLSLESLLSADVAVAAPLISMGALLGKTSYVQLVFMGILELIIFTANKYIGEHLLMAVDAGDSMYVHTFGAYFGLAVSFVLGMKEKPKKHHLEGPSYNSDIFAMIGTVFLWLFWPSFNSAALQGDSQQRAIINTLLSISASCVIGFATSALLSNDAKFNMVHVQNSTLAGGVAIGTAAAMMCEPVGALLVGSVAGLLSVLGYKYLTPFIQKRLRIHDTCGVHNLHGMPGVLAGIFGAIMAALATEASYDYSLYRIFPARAPSSDIKLASIKDNYDILAGLDRTAGQQASYQLLALVVTIGIAIVSGLVTGLAMRAPFFGSILDEQKFDDEAHWELEEESSQQSKIQERNNSGDQLPMGPI; via the exons ATGTTGTCCGTGACGAGTGGAAAACACCAAGTATGTCTACTATTCTTCGTTCAGATCGTCCTAATTGTGATAATGGGAGCGTTGATGACATATGGTCCAGAGGCGAACGCTAACTTGTTAAAAAATCACGCAG GTAACCGTGAGGTTTGGCTATCCGTAAAAAAGTCAGAGAACGACCCGTTGCGAGTTTATCCAA TGTATCAAGATGTTCACGTGATGATCTGGATCGGCTTCGGTTTCCTGATGACATTCCTAAAAAGATACGGACAAAGCGCCGTAGGATTCACGTTTCTGGTTGGCGCGCTCCTCGTCCAGGTCGCCATCATTTGCGACGGGATCGTCAACATCGATAACAACAATAAAGCCTATTTATCTCTGGAAAG CCTTTTGAGCGCCGACGTTGCAGTGGCCGCGCCGTTGATATCCATGGGCGCGCTTCTCGGTAAGACGAGCTACGTACAACTCGTGTTCATGGGAATCCTCGAGCTGATCATCTTTACCGCGAACAAGTATATAGGGGAGCATCTACTCAtg GCCGTCGACGCCGGTGACAGCATGTATGTCCATACGTTCGGGGCGTACTTCGGATTAGCCGTCAGTTTCGTGCTCGGAATGAAGGAGAAACCGAAAAAACATCACCTCGAAGGACCTTCCTACAACTCGGATATATTCGCTATGATTG GCACTGTATTCCTGTGGCTGTTCTGGCCATCTTTCAACAGCGCCGCCCTACAAGGGGACAGTCAACAGAGAGCCATAATAAACACCTTATTGTCGATTTCTGCTAGCTGCGTGATCGGGTTCGCAACCTCGGCGCTGCTCTCCAACGACGCGAAATTCAACATGGTTCACGTGCAGAATTCGACGTTAGCCGGTGGTGTAGCCATCGGCACTGCTGCAG CCATGATGTGCGAGCCAGTAGGTGCTTTGCTCGTGGGCTCTGTAGCCGGCTTACTCAGCGTACTCGGATACAAATATCTCACG CCCTTTATACAAAAACGTCTCCGTATCCACGACACGTGCGGCGTTCACAACCTCCACGGGATGCCTGGCGTCCTAGCTGGCATTTTTGGCGCGATCATGGCTGCCCTAGCCACGGAAGCCTCTTACGATTATTCCCTTTATCGA ATCTTTCCTGCTCGAGCGCCATCCTCGGACATCAAACTAGCCTCGATCAAAGACAATTATGATATATTGGCTGGACTCGATAGAACAGCGGGCCAGCAGGCGTCCTATCAATTATTAGCACTTGTCGTCACTATCGGCATTGCCATTGTTTCAGGATTAGTAACAG GTCTAGCGATGAGGGCACCGTTTTTCGGATCGATTTTGGACGAGCAGAAATTTGACGATGAAGCCCATTGGGAACTAGAAGAAGAATCATCGCAACaatcaaaaattcaagaaagaaaCAACTCTGGCGATCAGTTGCCAATGGGTCCTATTTGA
- the LOC128873924 gene encoding ammonium transporter Rh type B isoform X1 — protein MGKEMLSVTSGKHQVCLLFFVQIVLIVIMGALMTYGPEANANLLKNHAGNREVWLSVKKSENDPLRVYPMYQDVHVMIWIGFGFLMTFLKRYGQSAVGFTFLVGALLVQVAIICDGIVNIDNNNKAYLSLESLLSADVAVAAPLISMGALLGKTSYVQLVFMGILELIIFTANKYIGEHLLMAVDAGDSMYVHTFGAYFGLAVSFVLGMKEKPKKHHLEGPSYNSDIFAMIGTVFLWLFWPSFNSAALQGDSQQRAIINTLLSISASCVIGFATSALLSNDAKFNMVHVQNSTLAGGVAIGTAAAMMCEPVGALLVGSVAGLLSVLGYKYLTPFIQKRLRIHDTCGVHNLHGMPGVLAGIFGAIMAALATEASYDYSLYRIFPARAPSSDIKLASIKDNYDILAGLDRTAGQQASYQLLALVVTIGIAIVSGLVTGLAMRAPFFGSILDEQKFDDEAHWELEEESSQQSKIQERNNSGDQLPMGPI, from the exons atggGAAAG GAAATGTTGTCCGTGACGAGTGGAAAACACCAAGTATGTCTACTATTCTTCGTTCAGATCGTCCTAATTGTGATAATGGGAGCGTTGATGACATATGGTCCAGAGGCGAACGCTAACTTGTTAAAAAATCACGCAG GTAACCGTGAGGTTTGGCTATCCGTAAAAAAGTCAGAGAACGACCCGTTGCGAGTTTATCCAA TGTATCAAGATGTTCACGTGATGATCTGGATCGGCTTCGGTTTCCTGATGACATTCCTAAAAAGATACGGACAAAGCGCCGTAGGATTCACGTTTCTGGTTGGCGCGCTCCTCGTCCAGGTCGCCATCATTTGCGACGGGATCGTCAACATCGATAACAACAATAAAGCCTATTTATCTCTGGAAAG CCTTTTGAGCGCCGACGTTGCAGTGGCCGCGCCGTTGATATCCATGGGCGCGCTTCTCGGTAAGACGAGCTACGTACAACTCGTGTTCATGGGAATCCTCGAGCTGATCATCTTTACCGCGAACAAGTATATAGGGGAGCATCTACTCAtg GCCGTCGACGCCGGTGACAGCATGTATGTCCATACGTTCGGGGCGTACTTCGGATTAGCCGTCAGTTTCGTGCTCGGAATGAAGGAGAAACCGAAAAAACATCACCTCGAAGGACCTTCCTACAACTCGGATATATTCGCTATGATTG GCACTGTATTCCTGTGGCTGTTCTGGCCATCTTTCAACAGCGCCGCCCTACAAGGGGACAGTCAACAGAGAGCCATAATAAACACCTTATTGTCGATTTCTGCTAGCTGCGTGATCGGGTTCGCAACCTCGGCGCTGCTCTCCAACGACGCGAAATTCAACATGGTTCACGTGCAGAATTCGACGTTAGCCGGTGGTGTAGCCATCGGCACTGCTGCAG CCATGATGTGCGAGCCAGTAGGTGCTTTGCTCGTGGGCTCTGTAGCCGGCTTACTCAGCGTACTCGGATACAAATATCTCACG CCCTTTATACAAAAACGTCTCCGTATCCACGACACGTGCGGCGTTCACAACCTCCACGGGATGCCTGGCGTCCTAGCTGGCATTTTTGGCGCGATCATGGCTGCCCTAGCCACGGAAGCCTCTTACGATTATTCCCTTTATCGA ATCTTTCCTGCTCGAGCGCCATCCTCGGACATCAAACTAGCCTCGATCAAAGACAATTATGATATATTGGCTGGACTCGATAGAACAGCGGGCCAGCAGGCGTCCTATCAATTATTAGCACTTGTCGTCACTATCGGCATTGCCATTGTTTCAGGATTAGTAACAG GTCTAGCGATGAGGGCACCGTTTTTCGGATCGATTTTGGACGAGCAGAAATTTGACGATGAAGCCCATTGGGAACTAGAAGAAGAATCATCGCAACaatcaaaaattcaagaaagaaaCAACTCTGGCGATCAGTTGCCAATGGGTCCTATTTGA